One Plasmodium vivax chromosome 13, whole genome shotgun sequence genomic region harbors:
- a CDS encoding hypothetical protein, conserved (encoded by transcript PVX_085070A), with translation MTKDDRSAADVLNALLNFSRNSTGKVEHRGDNLNGFFCEVAEFFMGHVHKEELARRISNHIASQVEAKNPLDDRTLEQIKILIVFLNSLYERHFSRAFLSIDTSWVVQLIASNGCTDPIVFKFLADVLVLTFGAREPGGTDDADDADGTDGTLQLLLLLLRCIRGRVEADVRENKENLLFCRRVERWLRWRGGLASSLGGTDEVDEVDEADEADKGGAPDEAPLRGGLPYEELLRGGKFHFRALCHLFALVAEKVGRKVTDGDEARSPDVGRTGHAGRPGHSKQSGQGYMGGSGERGERTAIWGLPQVKSLARDILHLLPFVSNPPMRDVIIKDLCYTAKEYLFPRREMEEVCLEVTRRMFFCVGNDPGGELGAPHGGEGVAVEGEAGGEKEVEVEGAEVEGEVEGDVEGDVEEGEEAELGVDAEPAGATGQEATPLLRTYLAYNANCYAKEGRETDAELLSDVYSFQVLYRDYLYEGDFLAKANLDDVRFFLLLLNRAYTSESVMKKVIFLFDGIVGAVDGMASAVVGIVGAVEGVARRKGRGKPHQGGGQFAEAWELYKCILRCVQNFSVHLLKENWHKMVGLLQVASSIRRRYEAGWSPRGLRRRSPKGSPKRSSRPPDEWHANRGSTHRSALPSEGANRGSTAADTPAPFDDLDYYIFKCCAGSDVGKGEMKVLQLLDFLLLRQVELLIWLLLRHSNGTVTRFSLCQLVSRGDMGWKAVAKGVANKAANGEAVVVAGEKAPPPDGALDVQTLLDCMSDTFLFHVFFDECIRPTLFIKGDIPFYEFRLKNLIVAKVLKRNSLLMAKHFLVGLHGVRFFHVNIRVVLEGLLEALRLLGGGSPARTSSTDHSDCRVTRRSDCRLTCRSTCRVTDLHEVLGGIVKNVKNIPVSRRSDTLTLLLETAVRMNHHVGIFRRVKSYCVFLDAFEDEFFCKQMGLFYSLLRLNVGCMTEQSGGDITQEGGAFILMKNPTSDAFLSRFIGHLNHILLSNQHVYFWGYLRFFILLATHAELKNGSLILLRGGTGGEADELVNRFLFYILKYGAGNLFDEDSLEGVMTGLLARVGGCLFGEGVNSTRDGVNSTRDGVNPAFEGLNSTREGGEAQTGRPCENHQQGDIPLRELLPFVDALEYLLPNSTTPFAECLSYYNRDYAGETERGASSHSRVPGGTLQKGLSPLPSNHKMTQPNGRFLLQVKALHDECVKYVTHFAERGIHEDATKIILAVSFLSSACSLFSPPRDAVPIEVVIHLQVGQASCGVPTEGRSKGKEKNPNGRTNLYGNKQYEVFNYYKYKYAYKSMCRGASERASSPFGGDVLSFAEKVISDIELCKGELVYVYMIVRRFVIPAVFGGTASGASGPVRGSGSTVRESGSSVRGNDTPSGNPQGADERTHILTLLLKQSDILIDRCCACKYPARILELLFLTLFHPLVVKHDIASHAGKGSGVATRGSEAECNSDDPPQKRADPTANHNRAANKTSGERPSLLLSYINKIMQYGQTKLSIIRSAVIPFLSSFIFSLIQNEDILQVSSEYLEELVEAVVDILICKEFVLVDLKRSFVNDHYKMKRGNILLHHFINEQICFHFFSRLENNEEVVLPADFFRVRHLPIFLRLLALMFLINLFGLLEGGGDGGKIGSTSYSDDVVQLAALQRRTLVRRLYARLLLQIMNRVSNKSVAASGGPPTGGAPSGAPLPSSSGHNTQLRGLQALCCLAKYFKCLKKTQRKLLILRVNQLLRDDHLSNTRQYLELFCLSVSPSSFVLLYPHLRRNLADGNTNTQLTVSTLIICAYILLKTKFSYYSFEELHINPSFARVCLSSGKFRMSQVVARQTGAPYLEGRKKNKQNRKRRSKEDSREIKRIMNKIVKRNQNDKEKIVQDVRRCGKKVARLGRRTGGKEAEGVSQRGDPHKERTAKRGDAHKVGVSPPRRGLFFSEHIRKCLVALVTRIVALCSSHAALVRSIAQYTFYYFVKGRQELLSDPFFHCTYWYIKKNKDCKRIRRKMKEQFRHWTPAPFEDIRILLPACNYSYSYFDEDVANEEGTNTFAHVLRNYELVSSYTFIETLRRAVQQEMSAIMFSVDLERQRREAAKALAVKAVDVLAVDALAVDAVDAVNAVNASDSGCAPPLEAALQRNKKNYQQKFDPVNDLFQVNNEFRRTYHQLAKIKTNKKLIVVASLIDKVPNLAGLCRTCEFFKVQKLMLHNASIVKDFQFQKISSTANKWMNIGELKKGDILKYLMRKKKKYAIVGLEQTKCSVPLKRFAFPERTILILGDEKEGLPSSVLLLLHHCVEIPGKGIIRSLNVHVSAAVTIYEYCRQHL, from the coding sequence ACCCAATTGTATTTAAATTCCTGGCAGATGTGCTCGTCTTAACGTTTGGAGCGAGGGAACCGGGGGGCACGGACGACGCGGACGACGCGGACGGAACGGACGGCACCCTGCAGCTTCTGCTCCTTTTACTAAGGTGCATAAGGGGGAGGGTGGAGGCGGACGTTAGAGAGAACAAAGAaaatctccttttttgcagaagGGTGGAGCGGTGGTTAAGGTGGCGCGGCGGGTTGGCAAGTTCACTTGGAGGGACAGACGAGGTAGACGAGGTAGACGAGGCAGACGAGGCAGATAAAGGGGGTGCACCGGATGAGGCGCCGCTTAGGGGGGGCCTCCCCTATGAGGAGctcctgcgcggggggaaaTTCCACTTCAGGGCCCTGTGCCACTTGTTCGCGCTGGTGGCGGAGAAGGTGGGGAGGAAGGTCACGGATGGGGATGAGGCGCGCAGCCCAGACGTGGGACGCACCGGGCACGCAGGGCGTCCGGGGCACTCCAAACAGAGTGGACAGGGCTATatgggaggaagcggcgaaaggggggaacgAACCGCCATATGGGGGCTCCCCCAGGTGAAGTCCCTCGCGAGGGACATCCTGCATCTCCTCCCGTTCGTGAGCAACCCCCCCATGCGCGACGTGATAATCAAGGACCTCTGCTACACGGCGAAGGAGTACCTGTTCCCCCGGCGCGAGATGGAGGAAGTCTGCCTGGAAGTGACGCGGCGGATGTTTTTCTGCGTCGGCAACGACCCTGGGGGGGAGCTGGGCGCGCCGCATGGGGGAGAGGGGGTAGCagtggagggagaagcggggggagaaaaagaggTAGAAGTGGAAGGTGCAGAAGTGGAGGGAGAAGTGGAGGGAGACGTGGAGGGAGACGTGGAGGAAGGCGAAGAAGCCGAGCTGGGCGTAGACGCGGAACCCGCGGGGGCGACTGGCCAAGAAGCCACACCCCTCCTCCGCACCTACCTCGCCTACAACGCAAACTGCTACGCGAAAGAAGGCAGAGAGACGGATGCCGAGCTGCTAAGCGATGTCTACAGCTTCCAAGTGCTCTACAGGGACTACCTCTACGAGGGGGATTTTTTGGCCAAAGCCAATTTGGACGACGTGCGCTTCTTCTTGTTGCTCCTTAACAGGGCCTACACGAGCGAATCAGTTATGAAGAAGGTGATCTTCCTGTTCGATGGCATCGTAGGTGCAGTCGATGGCATGGCAAGTGCAGTCGTTGGGATCGTAGGTGCAGTAGAGGGAGTCGCCAGGAGGAAGGGACGGGGGAAGCCACACCAAGGAGGGGGGCAGTTTGCAGAAGCCTGGGAACTCTACAAGTGCATCCTCAGGTGCGTGCAGAACTTTTCTGTGCACTTGCTAAAAGAGAACTGGCACAAGATGGTGGGCCTGTTGCAAGTCGCTAGTTCGATTAGGAGGAGGTACGAAGCGGGGTGGTCACCAAGGGGGTTGCGAAGGAGGTCTCCAAAGGGGTCGCCAAAGCGATCTTCAAGACCGCCGGACGAATGGCACGCCAACCGGGGAAGTACCCACCGCAGTGCACTCCCCAGTGAAGGGGCCAACCGAGGGAGCACCGCAGCCGACACGCCCGCACCCTTTGACGATTTGGActactacatttttaaatgctGTGCGGGGAGCGACGTGGGGAAGGGAGAAATGAAAGTTTTGCAGCTCCTAGATTTTCTGCTCCTGCGTCAGGTGGAGCTTCTCATTTGGCTGCTGCTTCGGCACAGCAACGGGACGGTCACACGGTTTTCCCTTTGCCAGCTGGTGAGTCGAGGCGACATGGGGTGGAAGGCGGTAGCAAAAGGGGTAGCAAACAAAGCAGCAAACGGGGAAGCGGTAGTGGTTGCGGGAGAGAAGGCCCCCCCCCCGGATGGGGCACTCGACGTGCAGACCCTCCTCGACTGCATGAGCGACACGTTCCTCTTCCACGTTTTCTTTGACGAATGCATAAGGCCAACGCTCTTCATCAAAGGAGACATTCCCTTTTATGAGTTCCGCCTGAAGAACTTGATAGTGGCGAAGGTGCTGAAGAGGAACTCCCTTTTAATGGCTAAGCATTTCCTGGTCGGCCTGCACGGGGTGAGGTTTTTCCACGTGAACATCCGCGTGGTGCTGGAGGGGCTGCTGGAGGCGCTGCgcctcctgggggggggcagccccgCCCGGACAAGCTCGACTGACCACTCGGATTGCCGCGTAACGCGCCGCTCGGATTGCCGCTTAACATGCCGCTCAACGTGCCGCGTGACGGACCTGCACGAGGTGCTCGGGGGCATCGTGAAGAACGTGAAGAACATCCCCGTGAGCAGGCGAAGCGACACCCTGACGCTGCTGCTGGAGACGGCCGTCAGAATGAACCACCACGTGGGGATATTCAGGAGAGTAAAAAGCTACTGCGTCTTTTTGGACGCGTTCGAAGACGagtttttttgcaaacagaTGGGGCTATTCTACTCCTTGCTCAGGTTAAACGTAGGGTGTATGACGGAACAAAGTGGTGGGGACATTACCCAAGAGGGAGGAGCTTTCATTTTGATGAAGAACCCAACCAGTGATGCTTTCCTAAGTCGTTTTATTGGCCATCTCAACCATATCCTTCTGTCTAACCAGCATGTGTACTTTTGGGGATACttgcgtttttttattttactggCAACGCATGCAGAGCTGAAGAATGGCAGCCTCATCCTCCTCCGTGGGGGCACAGGAGGAGAGGCAGACGAGCTGGTGAatcgcttccttttttatattcttaagTATGGGGCGGGCAACCTGTTTGATGAGGACAGCTTGGAAGGCGTAATGACGGGGCTTCTGGCGAGGGTTGGGGGGTGCCTCTTCGGCGAGGGGGTCAACTCTACACGTGATGGGGTCAACTCTACACGCGATGGGGTTAACCCTGCTTTTGAAGGGCTGAACTCTACACGTGAGGGGGGTGAAGCGCAGACGGGACGTCCCTGTGAGAACCACCAGCAGGGGGACATCCCCCTGAGGGAGCTCCTCCCATTTGTGGATGCCCTCGAGTACCTGCTCCCCAACAGCACCACCCCCTTCGCAGAGTGTTTAAGTTATTACAATCGGGACTACGCGGGTGAAACGGAGAGGGGGGCTTCCTCCCACAGCAGAGTGCCCGGTGGAACTCTCCAAAAGGGACTCTCCCCCCTGCCGAGTAACCACAAGATGACTCAGCCAAATGGtcgcttcctcctccaggtGAAGGCACTACACGACGAGTGTGTTAAGTACGTGACCCATTTTGCCGAAAGGGGAATTCATGAAGATGCCACGAAAATCATTTTGGCCGTCTCCTTTTTATCTAGCGCCTGCTCGTTGTTCTCTCCCCCACGAGACGCAGTCCCCATCGAGGTGGTCATCCATCTGCAGGTGGGGCAAGCGAGTTGCGGGGTGCCCACAGAGGGGAGGagcaaagggaaggaaaaaaacccTAACGGAAGAACTAACCTCTACGGGAACAAACAATATGAAGtgtttaattattataaatataaatacgcCTACAAGAGCATGTGCAGGGGTGCCTCGGAAAgagcctcctcccccttcggGGGGGACGTCCTCTCCTTCGCCGAGAAAGTTATAAGTGACATCGAGCTGTGCAAGGGGGAGCTCGTGTACGTCTACATGATCGTCCGGCGGTTCGTCATCCCCGCGGTTTTCGGGGGCACCGCCAGTGGAGCGAGTGGCCCCGTTAGGGGGAGCGGTAGCACCGTTAGGGAAAGTGGTAGCTCCGTTAGGGGAAACGACACCCCTTCGGGGAACCCCCAAGGAGCGGACGAAAGGACGCACATCTTAACCCTCCTGCTGAAGCAAAGCGACATTCTGATTGACCGGTGCTGCGCGTGCAAGTACCCCGCGCGCATCCTGGAGCTGCTCTTCCTGACGCTGTTCCACCCCCTCGTGGTGAAGCACGACATAGCTTCGCATGCGGGGAAGGGAAGCGGGGTGGCAACGCGTGGAAGCGAAGCCGAATGCAATAGTGATGACCCTCCCCAGAAACGTGCAGACCCCACCGCGAACCACAACCGGGCGGCCAACAAAACAAGCGGGGAGCGCCCCTCCCTCCTCCTGAgctatattaataaaattatgcagtACGGGCAGACGAAGCTCTCCATAATCAGAAGCGCAGTGATCCCTTTCCTCtcttcattcattttttcgctcaTCCAAAACGAGGACATCCTTCAAGTGAGCAGCGAATACCTAGAAGAACTTGTGGAAGCCGTCGTTGACATTTTAATATGCAAAGAATTTGTCTTGGTGGACTTAAAGAGGAGTTTTGTGAATGACCACTATAAGATGAAGAGGGGGAACAtccttcttcaccacttTATAAACGAGCAGAtatgctttcattttttctctcgGCTAGAAAACAACGAGGAGGTTGTTCTTCCGGCGGATTTTTTCCGCGTGCGGCACTTGCCCATCTTCCTGAGGCTGCTGGCCCTCATGTTCCTCATCAACTTGTTTGGCTTGCtcgagggggggggcgatGGCGGCAAAATTGGCAGCACTTCCTATAGCGACGATGTCGTCCAGCTGGCCGCTCTGCAGCGGCGGACCCTCGTGCGCAGGCTCTACGCGCGCCTGCTGCTTCAGATTATGAATCGGGTGAGCAACAAGAGTGTGGCGGCGTCTGGAGGACCTCCAACCGGGGGAGCGCCATCCGGGGCCCCGCTGCCCTCCTCCAGCGGACACAACACCCAGCTGAGGGGACTACAAGCGCTGTGCTGCCTGGCAAAGTATTTCAAGTGCCTAAAGAAGACGCAAAGGAAGCTACTCATTTTGAGGGTAAACCAGCTGCTCCGCGACGATCACTTGAGCAACACTCGTCAGTACTTGGAGCTTTTCTGCCTCTCAGTGAGTCCCTCCTCCTTTGTTTTGCTCTACCCCCACCTAAGGAGGAACCTGGCCGATGGGAATACAAACACGCAGCTGACCGTCAGCACGCTCATCATCTGTGCCTACATTTTGCTGAAGACAAAATTTAGTTACTACTCCTTTGAGGAACTGCATATCAACCCCTCCTTCGCTCGTGTGTGTCTCTCCAGTGGCAAATTTCGGATGAGCCAGGTGGTGGCTAGACAGACGGGGGCTCCCTACTtggaggggaggaagaagaacaagCAGAATAGGAAGAGACGCTCCAAAGAGGACTCGAGAGAAATCAAACGAATCATGAACAAAATCGTCAAGAGGAACCAAAATGATAAGGAGAAAATTGTGCAGGATGTGCGGAGGTGCGGGAAGAAGGTGGCGCGGCTGGGCAGgcgcacgggggggaaggaagcagAGGGGGTATCCCAACGGGGGGACCCCCACAAAGAGAGGAcagccaaacggggggacGCCCACAAAGTGGGGGTATCCCCCCCGAGGCGCGGGCTCTTCTTCTCCGAGCACATCCGCAAGTGCCTCGTCGCGCTGGTCACCCGAATCGTGGCTCTCTGCTCCTCGCACGCGGCCCTGGTGAGGAGCATCGCCCAATACACCTTTTACTACTTCGTAAAGGGGAGGCAGGAACTTTTGAGCGATCCATTTTTCCACTGCACCTACTGgtacattaaaaagaataaggACTGCAAACGCATTCGCAGGAAGATGAAGGAGCAGTTTCGCCACTGGACCCCCGCCCCCTTTGAGGACATCCGGATCCTCCTGCCTGCGTGCAACTACTCCTACAGCTACTTCGATGAGGACGTTGCGAATGAGGAAGGCACCAACACGTTCGCCCACGTGCTGCGCAATTACGAGTTGGTCTCTTCGTATACTTTCATAGAGACGCTGCGGCGGGCGGTGCAGCAGGAGATGTCCGCCATTATGTTTAGCGTGGACTTGGAGCGCCAGCGCAGGGAGGCCGCAAAAGCGTTAGCGGTAAAAGCGGTAGATGTGTTAGCGGTAGATGCGTTAGCGGTGGACGCGGTGGACGCGGTGAACGCGGTGAACGCCTCGGACAGTGGAtgtgctccccccctggaaGCCGCCCTCcagagaaacaaaaaaaactaccAGCAAAAATTCGACCCCGTAAACGACCTCTTCCAAGTGAACAACGAATTTAGAAGGACCTACcaccagctagccaaaatcaaaacaaataaaaaactaaTCGTGGTGGCATCCCTCATAGATAAAGTACCCAACTTAGCAGGTCTCTGTAGAACATGCGAGTTTTTTAAAGTCCAAAAATTGATGCTTCATAACGCCAGCATTGTGAAGGACTTTCAGTTCCAAAAGATTTCCTCAACGGCTAATAAGTGGATGAATATAGgggagttaaaaaagggggacattTTAAAGTAcctgatgaggaagaagaaaaaatatgccatTGTGGGGTTGGAGCAGACCAAGTGTAGTGTGCCTCTGAAGAGATTTGCCTTCCCTGAGAGgaccattttaattttgggGGACGAGAAGGAGGGGCTGCCGTCTTCCgtgctgctgcttctgcaCCACTGCGTCGAGATCCCCGGCAAGGGCATCATTCGCTCGCTCAACGTCCACGTCTCCGCGGCGGTCACCATATACGAGTACTGCAGGCAGCACCTGTGA